Genomic segment of Myxococcus stipitatus:
GGTCGGGAACGTTCGGGTCTTCGGTGCGAGGGAGGCTTTCGCTCGAGGAGAAGTCCGCGACCTGACGGTCTTCATCTGTAGCACCCACGGACAAAGCCTCGCTGTAGTTGCCGGGGGAACGACTTGTGCCGGGGCCCTCGTTGCCGATGGCGAAGACCGGGAGGACGTTCTTCTCCCGCAGGATTTGGGTCAGCGTTAGGAAATCAGGCTGGTATCCGGGGAAGCCGAGCGACATGTTCAGCACGCGGACCCCTTGACCAATGGCCCAGTCCATCCCGCCCAGGACGCGAGCCGTTGCGTAGCCGCCCTCAATGACGCAGGCACTCTCGAGCATTGCGCCAGGGGCAATGCCGACATGCTGTTTCTTCACAGGCCGTCCGGCAATGGTGGCTGCAGTATGGGTGCCATGGTCCTCAGTATCAAACGCCTTGGGTGGGGGCATTTGAAGGTTCCCAAAGTCATCGAAGTAGGCGAAGCCGGCAATGGCCTTTCGGAGTGCTGGATGCTTCCCGTCAACTCCAGTGTCGAGGTGCCCTACCTTCACGTTCTTGCCGGTGAACCCTTTCGCCCAGAGTTCCGGGATGCGCATCGCCTCGATGCCCCAGGTGTACTGATGGCCGAGGTTCGCGGTGGCGACCTTGATGGGGCGAATGAGTTGGAGCAGGGGCGCCACGGTGACGCTGGCGACTCGCTCGTCGGATTGGAGCGCGGCACATCCACGCGCATCGACGGTGCCGAGCATGACCCCAAGGCGAGGAAAGTATCTGACGGGAGGGGGAAGCTTGGCTCCCGCAGAGCGCTGGAGTCCCGCTGCGAGATTGCTTGAGGCTCCGCGAGGTCTGGGGTTCGCAAGTCGTGAGCGTTCGACGTTGGCGGCGAGTGCCATCAGCAATGCCCCTCGATTGCTGGCCGCAGATGAGGTGAAGTGGCCCGCGAGCTCCATGGCCGCCGAGCGACCCGGCTGCGGGGCACTCGCCGTCAACTTTTTCAAGCCCGCACCGAGATCCATGACCTTCATGTTTCTGGGCACAGGCGCTTGCCGCAGGGCGGAGCCCAAGACGACGAGCACATCCGCGACGCCACGCGTCGCCAATTCCATCTCCAGTATCTGGGATAGCGGCGCTGCTTGAGGCTTGGCGGTGCGTACGCTGTTGCGCTCTTGCTGCGGACGAACAACGACATTCGCGGACAGCCCGGCGGCTGGCTCGCGGTGACTCCGAATGGTCATAATCCCCCCAGGGTTGAGTGAAGAACCCACTCCGCAGGGCGCAGCCTAATGGGACTGCTCATCCTGCTCAAGATGGCGCAGTCGACTTCTTCGCTGCTTCATGCCGTCGGCCAGATCCAAGGCGTCTGGCATTGGTCTCCGCATGGCATGAGGAGAAGGACTTCCCATGTTGGAAGTCCTTCCCGTCGGGGGACTACTTGCCGAAGAGGCCGCGCAGGCGCTTCTTGGCCTCGTCCTCGGCGCGCTTCTTCGCCTCGGCCTCCAGGCGCGCCTTCTCCTCGGCGGCCTTGGCCTCCAGCTCCTTGCGCTTCGCCTCGGCCTCGGCGCGCAGCTTCTCCTCGCCGCCGTCGATGACCTGCTGCACCTGCTGGCCCCGCTCACCGCCGATGAGGTTGCCCGCCAGCGACGAGGCCGCCAGCTTCACGAGCGTCGTCACCGCCGGCTTCACGTCCACGCCCGTCACCTCCGGCTTCCACGCCGGCCCCGTCACCTTCAGCCCCACGGGAATCGCATCCGGCGGCGTCACCTTGCCCATCGTCAGCGTCTTCACCGTCGACGGCGTCAGCGCCACCGAGCCCGTCAAGTCCAGCGTGCCATCCAGCCGGACGCCTCCCGCGAAGTTCATCGCCGCCTCGGGCCGCGTCCACGTGATGGGCTTCTCCAGCTGCGCCACGCCGTTCTTGATCTGCACCCCGAACGGCAGGTTCTCGCTCAAGGACGTCCCCTGGCCGGGCTTCAGCGACTTGGACGCGAACGGCAGCGCCTTGGCGAGCGGCTCGGACACGGACGCCACCAAATCGCTCCCCAGCAGCGTGCCGCCCAGGATGTTGCCGTTGATGGCGCCCAGCAGCGTCTCCTGGAGCTTGTCCGGCGTATAGCCCACGCCCTTCACGTCCACGTTTCCGTTGAACGTGCCCGTCATCACCTTCTTCGGCGTGGCCTGCGCGAGCGCATCCGCCACCTGGATGCCCTCCACCTTCACCTTCGCCTCGAACGGGCGCTTCTCCGCGGCGGGCCCCAGCCGCACCGTCGTCCCGTCCGCCACCACCTTGCCGCCGAAGACCCCCGACGAGAACTTCTCCACCGTGATGAGGTCGTCCGTCATCTTCACCACGCCGGTGACCTGGCTCATGTCCATCTGGTTGTAGCGCAGCGTCCCCACCGCGAACCGGATGTCACCGCGATACCCGTTGAACCGCGCCGGGTCCTCGGGAGGAACCTCCGCCGTGGAAGGCGCGGGCACCGCGCCGCCGTTGCGCGCCGCCAGC
This window contains:
- a CDS encoding S8 family peptidase encodes the protein MTIRSHREPAAGLSANVVVRPQQERNSVRTAKPQAAPLSQILEMELATRGVADVLVVLGSALRQAPVPRNMKVMDLGAGLKKLTASAPQPGRSAAMELAGHFTSSAASNRGALLMALAANVERSRLANPRPRGASSNLAAGLQRSAGAKLPPPVRYFPRLGVMLGTVDARGCAALQSDERVASVTVAPLLQLIRPIKVATANLGHQYTWGIEAMRIPELWAKGFTGKNVKVGHLDTGVDGKHPALRKAIAGFAYFDDFGNLQMPPPKAFDTEDHGTHTAATIAGRPVKKQHVGIAPGAMLESACVIEGGYATARVLGGMDWAIGQGVRVLNMSLGFPGYQPDFLTLTQILREKNVLPVFAIGNEGPGTSRSPGNYSEALSVGATDEDRQVADFSSSESLPRTEDPNVPDLVAPGVDVISAQPGGGYQSMSGSSMATPHISGLAALLIEACTQAKREVSVDELERAILDSCQLGTIAPERGGSGFPDAVLALSKLGL